The following are from one region of the Carcharodon carcharias isolate sCarCar2 unplaced genomic scaffold, sCarCar2.pri scaffold_1054_ctg1, whole genome shotgun sequence genome:
- the LOC121275133 gene encoding major vault protein-like — MSEQSIIRIPPYHYIHVLDQNSNVARIEIGPKTYIRQDNERVLFSPERMITVPPRHYCIIENPVVRDEDSVPLFDEFGQVRLRHADQEIRLAQDPFPLYPGEELLKMVTPLQIVMSNTALHLQALLDFEDQTGEKRVAGDEWLFEGPGTYIPRKEVEVVQTIQATVIRQNQAIRLRARKETKDREGHDRVTGEEWLVRKVGAYLPGVYEEVVDTVSAYVLTDKNALHMRASQTFRQSDEQVRKTGEEWLITMNDAEAYIPNVNEELVGVVTITTLSSRQYCVILNPIGTNGKPQLGQKRVVKGEKSFFLQPGEELENGIQDIFVLSEEQGLVLKSIQAFVDKDSEGKDLPRKPGDRWMIRGPLEYVPPVEVEVLCKREAIALDENEGIYVRDFKTGK, encoded by the exons ATGTCGGAGCAGTCCATCATTCGAATCCCGCCCTATCATTACATCCACGTCCTGGACCAGAACAGTAACGTCGCCCGCATCGAGATTGGACCCAAAACCTACATCCGGCAGGACAacgagag ggtcCTCTTCTCCCCGGAGAGAATGATTACCGTGCCCCCTCGCCACTACTGTATCATTGAGAACCCTGTTGTGCGAGATGaagactctgtccctctcttcgaTGAGTTTGGCCAAGTCCGGCTGCGCCATGCTGACCAGGAGATCCGTCTGGCCCAGGACCCCTTCCCCCTCTACCCTGGGGAGGAGCTGCTCAAG atggTGACCCCTCTGCAGATAGTGATGTCGAACACTGCCCTGCACCTCCAGGCCCTGCTGGATTTTGAGGACCAGACTGGGGAGAAGCGTGTGGCTGGAGACGAGTGGCTCTTCGAGGGTCCAG GCACCTACATCCCGCGGAAGGAGGTTGAGGTTGTCCAGACGATCCAAGCGACAGTGATCCGTCAGAACCAGGCGATCAGACTCCGGGCAAGGAAGGAGACCAAGGACAGAGAAGGTCACGATCGAGTGACTG GCGAAGAGTGGTTAGTTCGGAAGGTGGGTGCTTACCTCCCTGGTGTGTATGAGGAAGTGGTGGACACTGTCAGTGCCTATGTGCTGACGGACAAG AATGCGCTCCACATGAGAGCGTCGCAGACATTCCGGCAGAGCGACGAGCAGGTCCGGAAGACTGGGGAGGAATGGCTGATCACCATGAACGACGCCGAGGCGTACATCCCCAACGTAAACGAGGAGCTGGTGGGAGTCGTCACCATCACCACCCTGAGCAGCCGACAATACTGCGTCATCCTGAATCCCATCGGAACCAATGGCAAACCACAGCTCGGCCAGAAGAGAGTGgtgaag GGTGAGAAATCGTTCTTCCTGCAGCCCGGAGAGgagttggaaaatgggattcagGATATATTTGTCCTGTCGGAGGAGCAGGGACTGGTCCTCAAATCCATCCAGGCTTTTGTCGACAAGGATTCA GAGGGGAAGGACCTTCCCCGAAAGCCAGGGGATCGCTGGATGATTCGAGGACCCCTCGAGTATGTTCCCCCGGTGGAGGTGGAGGTTCTGTGCAAGAGGGAGGCCATTGCACTGGATGAAAATGAAGGAATCTACGTTCGCGACTTTAAAACTGGCAAG